In Paenibacillus phoenicis, one genomic interval encodes:
- the trxB gene encoding thioredoxin-disulfide reductase: MHKVLVIGTGPAGLTAAIYLARANLSPVVIEGLEPGGQLTTTTEVENFPGFPEGIMGPELMDNMRKQAERFGAEFRSGWAEKVDFSKRPFQVTLEGGQVLESESVIISTGASAKYLGIPGEQENVGRGVSTCATCDGFFFRGKKLLVVGGGDSAMEEANFLTRFATEVTIVHRREELRASKIMQDRAKANEKIRWALNRTPLEVVTDEGGVKVKGLKVRNNADGQEELLEADGVFVAIGHTPNTKFLGGAVETDEHDYIVVKPGTTETNVPGIFACGDVQDTRYRQAITAAGSGCMAAMDCEKFLEGSMVHDWSGPTGS; the protein is encoded by the coding sequence ATGCACAAAGTATTGGTGATTGGAACGGGGCCGGCCGGATTAACGGCGGCGATTTATTTGGCGCGGGCGAATCTGAGCCCGGTGGTGATCGAGGGATTGGAGCCGGGCGGCCAGTTGACCACGACGACGGAAGTGGAAAATTTTCCTGGCTTTCCGGAAGGAATTATGGGCCCTGAGCTGATGGATAACATGCGCAAGCAAGCGGAACGGTTTGGTGCAGAATTTCGGAGCGGCTGGGCGGAGAAGGTGGATTTCTCCAAGCGGCCGTTTCAAGTGACGCTGGAAGGCGGTCAGGTGCTAGAGTCCGAATCGGTGATTATATCGACCGGGGCATCGGCGAAATATCTGGGTATCCCAGGCGAGCAAGAGAACGTGGGCCGAGGGGTTAGTACCTGCGCGACCTGCGACGGGTTCTTTTTCCGCGGCAAAAAACTCCTCGTCGTCGGAGGCGGTGACTCCGCTATGGAGGAGGCGAACTTCCTGACGCGATTCGCGACCGAGGTAACGATCGTGCATCGGCGGGAGGAGCTGCGCGCCTCCAAAATCATGCAGGATCGCGCCAAAGCCAACGAGAAAATCCGCTGGGCACTGAACCGTACACCGTTGGAAGTGGTGACGGATGAGGGCGGCGTCAAAGTGAAGGGCCTGAAGGTGCGGAACAATGCCGATGGTCAGGAGGAACTGCTGGAGGCCGACGGGGTGTTCGTGGCGATTGGTCATACGCCAAACACGAAGTTTCTCGGCGGCGCAGTGGAGACCGACGAACACGACTATATCGTTGTGAAGCCGGGAACCACGGAGACGAACGTGCCAGGGATATTTGCTTGCGGCGACGTACAGGATACGCGTTACCGCCAAGCGATCACCGCGGCGGGGTCCGGCTGCATGGCGGCCATGGACTGCGAGAAGTTCCTGGAGGGCAGCATGGTGCATGATTGGAGCGGCCCGACCGGGAGTTAA
- a CDS encoding response regulator transcription factor, which yields MIRIVIAEDQRMLRGALASLLDLEDDLEVVGQAGDGAEALALIEKLRPDVCLMDIEMPLMSGLEVAERLQAQGSPCRVIILTTFARPGYFERAVKTGVQGYLLKDESSDRLAEAIRRVMAGHREASPELVFGSLRRDNPLTAREQEILRLAAKGCIASEIAASLHLSYGTVRNYISEILNKLEVKSRIEAVRLAEENGWI from the coding sequence ATGATTCGCATCGTCATTGCCGAGGATCAACGTATGCTGCGGGGAGCGCTGGCCTCCCTGCTCGATCTGGAGGACGACCTCGAGGTTGTCGGTCAGGCAGGGGATGGCGCGGAGGCGCTGGCGCTCATCGAGAAGCTGCGCCCCGATGTCTGCCTAATGGACATCGAGATGCCGCTGATGAGCGGACTGGAGGTGGCCGAGCGGCTGCAGGCCCAGGGATCGCCGTGCCGCGTTATCATCCTGACGACGTTCGCGCGGCCGGGCTACTTCGAGCGGGCGGTGAAAACCGGTGTCCAAGGCTACCTGCTCAAGGATGAATCCAGCGATCGGCTGGCGGAAGCGATCCGGCGGGTGATGGCCGGCCACCGCGAGGCTTCGCCGGAGCTGGTCTTCGGCAGTCTCCGCCGGGACAATCCCTTGACCGCCCGCGAGCAGGAGATTCTGAGGCTGGCCGCCAAAGGCTGCATCGCTAGCGAGATTGCGGCTTCCCTGCACTTGTCCTACGGCACCGTCCGCAATTATATTTCCGAAATTTTGAACAAGCTGGAGGTCAAAAGCCGCATCGAAGCGGTCCGCCTCGCCGAAGAGAACGGTTGGATTTAA
- a CDS encoding sensor histidine kinase, with product MRFGKFEFEWFPKKYGWFPYIWPIYLVLPFFNIRGEHGIKLWIGCAMIVLFAVTYRQLYWVTGKVFNLWLALQMALILALCMFYSPYNFYLGFFTSNFIGWYTDHKKFHVAISCFAAVEVLSLLFGARDLVAGDLPFMMPFLVIMLVMPYGIRSMARRQQLEQELDRANEQIKELIKREERMRIARDLHDTLGHTLSLITLKSQLVEKLAAKDAERAQAEAREIQRTSRAALRQVRELVSDMRAITVAEALAEAGEILRAADIAFDVEGDPRLTGVSDLTQNIVSLCIKEAVTNIVKHSRATRCAVTIETAPAEVRLQIEDNGIGLSSRKVGSDGVSSLPGNSAAGNGLKGMAERLSLIDGTLTVGAGSLEGSDGSEAGSGRGTRLQITIPLIVKEAAKEGETA from the coding sequence ATGCGGTTCGGCAAGTTCGAGTTCGAATGGTTTCCGAAAAAATACGGCTGGTTCCCCTACATCTGGCCGATCTACTTGGTTCTTCCTTTCTTCAACATTCGGGGAGAGCATGGAATCAAGCTGTGGATCGGCTGCGCGATGATCGTCTTGTTTGCCGTGACCTACCGCCAGTTATATTGGGTTACCGGCAAAGTATTTAACCTCTGGCTTGCGCTGCAAATGGCACTCATCCTCGCGCTCTGCATGTTCTATAGCCCGTATAACTTCTATTTGGGCTTCTTCACCTCGAACTTTATCGGTTGGTACACCGATCACAAGAAGTTCCATGTCGCCATTTCCTGCTTTGCTGCGGTGGAGGTGCTGTCGCTCCTGTTCGGCGCCCGGGATCTGGTGGCCGGCGACCTGCCGTTCATGATGCCCTTCCTCGTGATCATGCTGGTGATGCCTTACGGCATCCGTTCGATGGCGAGACGGCAGCAATTGGAGCAGGAGCTCGACCGGGCGAACGAGCAGATTAAGGAGCTGATCAAGCGGGAGGAACGCATGCGAATCGCCCGCGATTTGCACGATACGCTTGGGCATACCTTATCCCTGATCACGCTCAAAAGCCAGCTCGTCGAGAAGCTCGCCGCCAAAGACGCCGAACGGGCCCAAGCCGAGGCGCGGGAGATCCAGCGCACCTCCCGGGCCGCGCTGCGGCAAGTGCGGGAGCTCGTCTCCGACATGCGGGCGATCACCGTCGCTGAGGCGCTGGCGGAAGCCGGCGAGATCCTGCGTGCGGCCGACATCGCCTTTGACGTAGAAGGCGATCCGCGGCTGACCGGCGTTTCGGACTTGACGCAGAACATCGTCAGCCTCTGCATTAAAGAGGCGGTGACGAACATCGTCAAGCATAGCCGGGCCACGCGCTGCGCCGTCACGATCGAGACCGCACCGGCGGAGGTGCGGCTGCAGATCGAGGACAACGGGATCGGGTTGTCCTCGCGGAAAGTGGGCAGCGACGGGGTGTCCTCGCTGCCGGGCAACAGCGCCGCGGGCAACGGCCTGAAGGGCATGGCCGAGCGGTTGTCGCTGATCGACGGCACATTAACCGTCGGAGCGGGGAGCCTGGAAGGCTCGGACGGTTCCGAGGCCGGCTCCGGCCGGGGCACTCGGCTGCAGATCACCATCCCGCTGATCGTGAAAGAAGCTGCCAAAGAAGGTGAAACCGCATGA
- a CDS encoding ABC transporter permease encodes MRTITMQCKAEMLRVIRNPYYVFWSLLMPVLFYFIFTRVVNTGADNPGEWRAHYLMSMTTFSVMGSAIMTLGIRLVQERTQGWATFMRITPLPGSIYFFGKMFGQTMMHLFSVVFIFIAGYLINGVSLPWHLWIYSGLWIVAASLPFLALGTLVGLMKRVDTASGVSNVLYLLLAVSGGMWMPFEVLPKVMQAIGKWLPSYQFGSGAWSIVQGDAPSWQSVLILLGYLFLFMVLSTYIRKKQEAV; translated from the coding sequence ATGCGTACCATTACGATGCAATGCAAAGCGGAGATGCTGCGGGTGATCCGCAATCCCTATTATGTATTCTGGTCGCTGCTGATGCCGGTCTTGTTCTACTTTATTTTCACGCGGGTCGTAAATACCGGGGCCGACAATCCGGGCGAATGGCGGGCGCATTACCTGATGTCGATGACGACCTTCAGCGTGATGGGGTCGGCGATCATGACTCTGGGCATCCGGCTGGTGCAGGAGCGCACCCAAGGTTGGGCCACCTTCATGCGAATCACGCCGCTGCCCGGTTCGATCTATTTCTTCGGCAAAATGTTCGGCCAAACCATGATGCATCTGTTTTCCGTTGTGTTTATTTTTATTGCCGGGTATTTGATTAACGGGGTATCGCTGCCTTGGCATTTGTGGATTTACAGCGGATTGTGGATCGTCGCGGCTTCACTTCCTTTTCTCGCGCTGGGTACGCTGGTGGGGCTGATGAAACGCGTGGATACGGCGAGCGGCGTCAGCAACGTTTTGTATCTGCTTCTAGCCGTCTCGGGCGGCATGTGGATGCCATTCGAAGTGCTGCCCAAGGTGATGCAGGCCATCGGCAAATGGCTGCCCTCCTACCAGTTCGGAAGCGGTGCCTGGTCCATCGTTCAGGGGGATGCGCCGAGTTGGCAAAGCGTGCTGATTTTGCTGGGCTACCTCTTTCTGTTTATGGTACTATCCACATATATCCGAAAAAAACAGGAAGCGGTGTAA
- a CDS encoding ABC transporter ATP-binding protein — translation MEPIIEMKDVSKSFKDKKAADHLSFSIFKGTITAILGPNGAGKTTAVSMLLGLLEPTTGTVKLFGKPPKDRSVRERTGAMLQEVSVMDRLKVREILELIRSYYPNPMTMDELVRLTGLGDGDLNRYAEKLSGGQKRSLSFALALAGNPELVFFDEPTVGLDITARRRFWDSIRKLAAQGKTIVFTTHYLQEADDIADRILLFNRGSLVADGTPEAIKSRIVKRSISFLADGDGPELRSRLLALSPVAECYNKDGRIHVTTDDTDAALAALFTAGLPVHDVQIEQGRLDEAFEQLTGNHEEEAV, via the coding sequence GTGGAACCTATTATTGAAATGAAGGACGTCAGCAAGAGCTTTAAAGATAAAAAAGCGGCAGATCATCTATCTTTCTCCATTTTCAAAGGCACCATCACCGCCATTCTTGGGCCTAACGGAGCCGGGAAGACAACGGCAGTCTCCATGCTGCTCGGCTTGCTGGAGCCAACAACCGGAACGGTCAAGCTGTTCGGGAAGCCGCCCAAAGACCGCTCAGTCCGTGAGCGGACCGGTGCGATGCTGCAAGAGGTCAGCGTGATGGATCGGCTGAAGGTGCGCGAGATACTTGAGCTCATTCGCAGCTACTACCCGAACCCGATGACGATGGACGAATTGGTCCGTTTGACCGGGCTTGGAGATGGCGATCTGAACCGATATGCCGAGAAGCTGTCCGGCGGGCAGAAGCGCAGCCTTAGCTTTGCCCTTGCTTTGGCGGGGAACCCTGAACTGGTCTTCTTTGATGAGCCCACAGTGGGGCTGGACATCACGGCGCGCCGCCGCTTCTGGGACAGCATCCGCAAGTTGGCCGCGCAAGGGAAGACGATCGTCTTCACGACGCATTACCTGCAGGAAGCCGACGATATCGCTGATCGGATCCTGCTGTTTAACCGGGGATCCTTGGTCGCCGACGGCACGCCCGAAGCGATCAAATCGCGTATTGTCAAACGTTCGATTTCCTTCCTTGCCGACGGCGACGGCCCAGAACTGCGGAGCCGGCTGCTGGCGCTCTCCCCTGTCGCGGAATGCTACAACAAAGACGGACGTATCCATGTGACAACGGATGATACAGATGCAGCGTTAGCTGCCTTGTTTACCGCCGGTCTGCCCGTGCATGACGTACAGATCGAGCAGGGACGGCTGGATGAAGCTTTTGAGCAGCTTACAGGAAACCATGAAGAGGAGGCGGTCTAA
- a CDS encoding ABC transporter substrate-binding protein, translated as MKRMKRMKHLLIGISALLVMTTALTACGGNSKNESSSNTTPTETNSSAGTGSTGEKVTINLWSFTDEIPNMTTKYLETHPDANVEFKTTVIATTDGAYQPALDQALAGGGKDAPDIYAAEAAFVLKYTQGDASGYAANYADLGLTDQMVKDAGIAQYSVDIGSKDGELKGLGYQATGGAFIYRRSIAKDVFGTDDPAAIKNEVGPGWNKFFEAAEKLKAKGYGIVSGDGDIWHAIENSSDKGWIVDGKLHIDPKREEFLDLSKKLKDNGYHNDTQDWTEAWYADMSGSGAQPIFGFFGPAWLINYVMNGQVKDTNGDWAVTESPTGFFWGGTWLLANKDVTKDEAKKKAVADFIHWVTLDTSETGLQYYWANGTMKEGEAGTKDSVASSVVMAKSNGEVAMLGGQNMFDIFVPANENASGKNLTQYDETINKLWRDQVREYTAGNKSRDDAIKTFKQQVKDQLGIDSE; from the coding sequence ATGAAACGCATGAAACGTATGAAACACCTGTTGATCGGGATCTCCGCCTTGCTGGTGATGACGACAGCCCTCACGGCTTGCGGAGGCAATTCCAAGAATGAGTCGTCCTCGAACACGACTCCTACGGAAACGAATTCTTCCGCAGGTACGGGTTCTACTGGTGAAAAAGTAACCATCAACCTGTGGAGCTTCACGGATGAAATTCCAAACATGACTACAAAATATTTGGAAACGCATCCAGACGCAAACGTAGAGTTCAAAACGACGGTTATCGCTACAACCGATGGCGCTTACCAGCCTGCGCTTGACCAAGCTCTTGCCGGCGGCGGCAAAGACGCACCAGACATTTATGCTGCTGAAGCAGCGTTCGTTCTGAAATATACGCAAGGCGACGCTTCCGGGTATGCAGCGAACTATGCTGACCTGGGCTTGACCGATCAAATGGTTAAAGATGCTGGCATCGCTCAATACTCTGTAGATATCGGTAGTAAAGACGGCGAGCTGAAAGGCCTTGGCTACCAAGCAACTGGCGGCGCTTTCATCTATCGTCGTTCGATCGCGAAAGACGTATTCGGAACTGACGACCCGGCTGCAATCAAAAACGAAGTAGGTCCTGGCTGGAATAAGTTTTTCGAAGCAGCTGAGAAGCTGAAAGCGAAAGGCTATGGTATCGTATCCGGCGACGGTGATATCTGGCACGCAATCGAAAACAGCTCGGACAAAGGCTGGATTGTTGACGGCAAACTGCACATCGATCCGAAGCGTGAAGAGTTCTTGGATCTCTCCAAGAAGTTGAAAGACAACGGTTACCACAACGATACGCAAGACTGGACGGAAGCTTGGTATGCTGACATGTCTGGCTCCGGCGCTCAACCGATCTTCGGGTTCTTTGGTCCGGCTTGGTTGATCAACTATGTCATGAACGGTCAAGTTAAAGATACAAACGGTGATTGGGCTGTAACTGAATCTCCAACAGGGTTCTTCTGGGGCGGTACTTGGCTCTTGGCTAACAAAGACGTAACGAAAGACGAAGCGAAGAAGAAAGCGGTTGCTGATTTCATTCACTGGGTAACGCTGGATACCTCCGAAACCGGCCTCCAATACTATTGGGCAAACGGTACGATGAAAGAGGGCGAAGCAGGTACGAAGGATAGCGTAGCTTCCTCCGTGGTGATGGCGAAATCGAACGGTGAAGTTGCAATGCTGGGCGGTCAAAACATGTTTGACATCTTCGTTCCAGCGAACGAAAATGCTTCCGGTAAGAACTTGACGCAATACGACGAAACGATCAACAAACTGTGGCGCGATCAAGTTCGTGAATACACGGCAGGTAACAAATCCCGTGACGATGCGATCAAAACCTTCAAACAACAAGTGAAAGACCAACTTGGCATCGACAGCGAATAA
- a CDS encoding carbohydrate ABC transporter permease: MRRKGVNYSRYGYYFTLPFVLAFLVFSLYPILYTAVIGFTNLQGIIPKPLEILDNPFQNFKDLILENASFKKSLANTFILWIVNFIPQIGLALLLTAWFTNKRLNIKGQGAFKILLYMPNIITASTIAVLFSSLFAYPMGPVNSLFQLLGWSDAPIFFLQDKTTARGIVSFIQFWMWYGNTMIILIAGVMGINPSIFESAAIDGANGWQTFFKITLPSLRTIMLYTLITSMIGGLTMFDIPQLFLQGGPDDATLTTSMFIYGQAFKGSYMYNRAAAASMILFVIAAVLSAILFYLMRDRDAAKLNKAIKEQRKAERAAMKGEV; the protein is encoded by the coding sequence ATGCGCCGCAAAGGTGTCAATTATTCGAGATACGGTTACTATTTTACGTTGCCATTTGTGTTGGCTTTTTTGGTTTTTTCACTGTATCCGATTCTATATACCGCCGTTATCGGCTTCACTAATTTACAGGGGATCATCCCCAAACCATTGGAAATTCTCGATAATCCGTTTCAGAACTTTAAAGATCTGATTCTAGAAAATGCTTCTTTCAAGAAATCTCTCGCGAATACGTTTATCCTCTGGATCGTTAACTTTATTCCGCAGATAGGTCTTGCGCTGTTGCTGACGGCCTGGTTTACGAATAAACGTCTGAACATTAAAGGCCAGGGCGCGTTTAAGATCCTGCTCTATATGCCGAATATTATCACTGCAAGTACGATTGCAGTGCTTTTTAGCTCTCTGTTTGCATATCCGATGGGGCCGGTGAACAGCTTGTTCCAGCTGCTTGGTTGGTCCGATGCTCCGATCTTCTTCCTGCAGGATAAGACGACCGCACGTGGGATCGTTTCCTTCATTCAATTCTGGATGTGGTACGGGAACACCATGATTATTTTGATTGCAGGTGTAATGGGGATCAATCCGTCGATCTTCGAGTCCGCTGCGATTGACGGAGCCAACGGCTGGCAGACCTTCTTCAAGATTACACTGCCAAGTCTGCGCACCATCATGTTATATACATTAATTACGTCGATGATCGGCGGTCTGACGATGTTCGATATTCCGCAGCTGTTCCTTCAAGGCGGACCGGACGACGCAACGCTGACCACCTCGATGTTTATCTACGGGCAAGCGTTTAAAGGAAGTTATATGTATAACCGTGCGGCAGCCGCAAGTATGATTCTGTTCGTTATTGCTGCCGTGTTGTCCGCCATCCTGTTCTATCTGATGCGTGACCGGGATGCGGCGAAATTAAATAAAGCGATCAAAGAACAAAGAAAAGCAGAGCGTGCAGCAATGAAAGGGGAGGTGTAA
- a CDS encoding carbohydrate ABC transporter permease: MEKIKEGSAVALRINRTIVYVVCILLALLSILPFWIMFVNATRSTAEIQAGLSLLPSTHMMSNLKVLLDKSFDPVRGFINSFIISGSATLLTVYFSSLTAYGLVAYNWKLRQPFFTFIMAVMLIPAQASSIGFYQFMYKIHWTNNLLPLILPAIAAPAVVFFMRQYLLGTLSLEIVEAARVDGSGEFKTFNRIILPLMMPAIATQAIFAFVANWNNLFMPLILLTDKSKYTMPIMVSLLRGDIYKTEFGSIYMGLALTALPLFIVYFLLSRYIIAGVALGGVKE; this comes from the coding sequence ATGGAAAAAATTAAAGAAGGCAGTGCGGTCGCCCTCCGAATTAATCGGACGATTGTATATGTCGTATGTATTTTGCTGGCACTCCTCAGTATCCTTCCATTCTGGATCATGTTCGTGAACGCTACGCGTTCGACGGCGGAAATTCAAGCGGGCCTCTCGTTGCTTCCATCCACTCATATGATGAGCAACCTGAAGGTGCTGCTGGACAAGAGCTTTGATCCGGTTCGAGGGTTCATAAACTCGTTTATTATCTCGGGATCGGCTACCTTGTTGACGGTTTATTTCTCGTCCCTGACGGCCTATGGTCTGGTCGCTTATAACTGGAAGTTGCGGCAGCCGTTCTTTACCTTTATTATGGCGGTGATGCTGATTCCGGCTCAAGCCAGCTCGATTGGTTTCTATCAATTTATGTACAAAATTCATTGGACCAACAACCTGTTGCCTTTGATTTTGCCAGCCATCGCGGCTCCAGCGGTTGTGTTCTTCATGCGCCAGTACCTGCTGGGTACTCTCTCGCTTGAGATTGTTGAAGCGGCGCGTGTCGACGGCTCCGGCGAATTTAAGACGTTTAACCGGATCATTCTGCCGCTGATGATGCCGGCGATTGCGACGCAAGCGATTTTTGCCTTTGTCGCGAACTGGAATAACCTGTTTATGCCGCTCATTTTGTTGACAGATAAGAGTAAATATACGATGCCGATTATGGTCAGCTTGCTGCGCGGCGATATTTACAAGACGGAATTCGGTTCAATTTACATGGGTCTGGCTTTGACGGCGTTGCCTCTGTTTATCGTCTACTTCTTGCTGTCCCGGTATATTATTGCCGGCGTAGCGTTGGGCGGCGTCAAAGAATAA
- a CDS encoding ABC transporter permease produces MKTFLNVLAAERLKMARSRLWLILLVSPALSALIGALVNLPKGANAEVWPLLISAMSMLHALLFLPIMSGLFPSFLCRYEHTGGGWKQLLVLPVSRSAVYLAKFTVVAVLLAASQLLFLAALLIVDQVQGIAGPLPWGMIATSLIGGWIACMPLVALQLGVSLVWSSFAAPLAVNVSLTIPNLLIINSAKIGPFYPWAQPLLAMMPRGQANYGAFNLPYESLFITVLGIFLLFLIAGMLYFRRKAV; encoded by the coding sequence ATGAAGACGTTCCTGAACGTCTTGGCCGCAGAACGGCTAAAAATGGCGCGCTCGCGCCTCTGGCTCATCCTGCTGGTCAGCCCGGCCCTGTCTGCCTTGATCGGCGCCTTGGTCAATCTGCCGAAAGGAGCCAATGCGGAAGTCTGGCCGCTCCTGATCAGCGCCATGTCGATGCTGCACGCGCTATTGTTTCTGCCGATCATGTCCGGCTTATTTCCGTCGTTCCTCTGCCGTTACGAGCACACCGGCGGCGGTTGGAAGCAGCTGTTGGTGCTTCCCGTCTCACGGAGCGCCGTTTATCTGGCCAAGTTCACTGTCGTTGCCGTCTTGTTGGCGGCATCCCAGCTGCTCTTTCTAGCCGCGCTGCTGATTGTAGACCAAGTCCAAGGGATCGCTGGCCCCTTGCCATGGGGGATGATCGCAACGAGCCTCATCGGAGGCTGGATTGCCTGTATGCCGCTGGTTGCCTTACAGCTGGGCGTCTCCCTGGTGTGGTCCAGTTTTGCAGCTCCGCTTGCGGTGAACGTATCGCTGACGATTCCGAACCTGCTGATCATCAATTCGGCCAAGATCGGCCCTTTCTATCCTTGGGCACAGCCGCTGCTGGCCATGATGCCGCGCGGACAAGCGAACTACGGTGCCTTTAATCTGCCGTACGAGAGCCTGTTCATCACGGTCCTCGGCATCTTCCTGTTGTTCCTGATCGCCGGCATGCTGTACTTCCGCCGCAAAGCGGTCTAA
- a CDS encoding ABC transporter permease, with the protein MMLRSLSADFLKIRRKGIWFLIFLAPLGLVAMQALNYGLRFDWMIKQYADNPWGGLLQNISFFVPMAIYLGCTLVSSLVANVEHQLSSWKQLLALPISRTAVYCAKFLLCFLLLSVSCVLLSVATVILGIALGFEAGSIPYVDLARLGFYPFFAALPLLALQLWLSLTYRNQSLPVSLGVTISILSPFTLNLSEWFPLNWPVFGFEGPHREWFVAAGLACGAGILLTGLVHFNRKDVD; encoded by the coding sequence ATGATGTTACGCTCCCTCTCGGCCGACTTCCTGAAGATCCGGCGCAAAGGCATCTGGTTCCTGATCTTTCTTGCTCCGCTCGGGTTGGTCGCCATGCAGGCGCTCAATTACGGGCTGCGCTTCGACTGGATGATCAAGCAATATGCCGATAACCCGTGGGGAGGCCTGCTGCAGAACATTTCCTTCTTCGTGCCGATGGCCATATATCTGGGATGCACCCTAGTAAGCTCGCTAGTGGCGAACGTCGAGCATCAGCTTAGTTCCTGGAAGCAACTGCTGGCGCTGCCGATCTCACGGACCGCCGTGTATTGTGCTAAATTTCTGTTGTGCTTCCTGCTGCTGTCCGTTTCCTGCGTGCTGCTATCGGTCGCGACCGTAATTCTTGGTATAGCTCTCGGTTTTGAGGCCGGGTCCATCCCTTACGTGGATTTGGCGCGCCTTGGATTTTATCCGTTTTTTGCCGCGTTGCCGCTGCTGGCCCTCCAGCTCTGGCTTTCGCTCACCTATCGGAACCAGTCGTTGCCGGTATCCCTTGGCGTCACGATTTCGATCCTTTCGCCGTTTACATTGAACCTGTCCGAGTGGTTTCCGCTGAACTGGCCGGTGTTCGGGTTCGAAGGCCCGCACCGCGAATGGTTTGTCGCAGCCGGGCTTGCCTGCGGCGCAGGAATCCTGCTGACCGGACTTGTTCATTTCAACCGAAAGGACGTGGATTAA
- a CDS encoding ABC transporter ATP-binding protein — MNEMIIQTEGLTKTYRGRYAVDHLNLEIAKGDIYGFLGPNGAGKTTTIRMLLGLIQPTSGTIRIFGRELHRDKLAILRRIGSLVESPSYYGHLSAIDNLEAIRRILQVPKSRIDEVLDIVSLTSDARRPVKGFSLGMKQRLGIAASLLGNPELLILDEPTNGLDPSGIHEIRELIKSMPKRYGITVLVSSHLLGEMELMASKVGIIREGRMVFQDTIDNLRLRAAHDMELVVSEPDEALWIARDLGAIGKLQSGVLSFPGMADAQVARLVKQLVENGHAIYRVEQKKKSLEDIFMQVIGEGAAV, encoded by the coding sequence GTGAATGAAATGATCATTCAAACGGAAGGTTTAACGAAAACATACCGCGGCCGCTACGCAGTGGACCACTTAAACCTGGAGATCGCGAAGGGGGACATCTACGGGTTCCTCGGACCTAATGGTGCAGGGAAGACGACGACGATCCGCATGCTGCTGGGCTTAATCCAGCCGACTTCGGGTACGATTCGCATCTTCGGCCGCGAGCTGCACCGCGATAAGCTGGCAATCCTGCGCCGTATCGGCTCGCTGGTCGAATCCCCGTCTTATTACGGACATTTGAGCGCCATCGACAACTTAGAGGCCATCCGCCGCATCTTGCAGGTGCCGAAATCGCGCATCGACGAGGTGCTGGACATCGTCTCGCTGACCAGCGACGCACGCCGGCCGGTGAAGGGCTTCTCCCTCGGGATGAAGCAGCGTCTGGGCATCGCCGCGTCGTTGCTCGGCAACCCCGAACTGCTCATCCTGGACGAACCAACCAACGGGCTGGACCCGTCCGGGATCCACGAGATCCGCGAATTAATTAAGAGCATGCCGAAGCGTTACGGCATCACCGTGCTCGTATCCAGCCACCTGCTCGGGGAGATGGAGTTGATGGCCAGCAAAGTGGGCATTATCCGCGAAGGCCGGATGGTGTTCCAGGATACGATCGACAATTTGCGGCTCCGCGCAGCTCACGATATGGAGCTCGTTGTTTCGGAGCCGGATGAAGCGCTTTGGATTGCCCGTGATCTGGGCGCCATCGGCAAGCTGCAAAGCGGAGTTCTCTCGTTCCCAGGGATGGCTGACGCCCAGGTCGCCCGCCTGGTCAAACAGCTGGTGGAAAACGGACATGCCATTTATCGCGTCGAGCAGAAGAAGAAATCGCTGGAGGACATCTTTATGCAGGTAATCGGGGAGGGGGCCGCGGTATGA